In the genome of Xenopus laevis strain J_2021 chromosome 1S, Xenopus_laevis_v10.1, whole genome shotgun sequence, one region contains:
- the ccdc92.S gene encoding coiled-coil domain-containing protein 92 isoform X1, with translation MTTYKLLADNALAGIKPRTQRCKAEVLTINNIAMATSNLENQLQSAQKNLLFLQQEHANTLRGLHTEIRRLQQHCTDLTCELILKSPDDTGTGMSRSHELRRKCEELEAQLKFKETENNELLKDLEQKNAMIMVLENTIKEREKKYLEELKVKSHKLNMLSSELEQRAGTIAYLTSQLHATKKKLLSSTSGTTDIAPPGSPVLSSYKPSPPKEKLPETPRRRMKKSLSAPLNADFAEVYRLGADGRKIMLRESVDAMPDPTPFLLARQSIETHMIKERPLVIPPIRSDSSSPAKEKKPKAHIGVAHRIPHATSVPSQVIPQPEVETLAVDQVNGSKVVRKHSGTDRTI, from the exons ATgacaacatacaaactccttgcagataatgctttggctggaatcaaacctagaacCCAGAGGTGCAAGGCAGAAGTGCTGACCATAA ATAATATTGCCATGGCTACTTCTAATCTAGAGAACCAGCTGCAGAGTGCCCAGAAGAATCTACTGTTTTTGCAGCAGGAACATGCCAACACGCTGCGAGGCCTGCACACAGAGATCCGCCGGCTCCAGCAGCACTGCACAG atCTGACATGTGAATTAATTCTTAAAAGCCCTGATGACACGG gaaCTGGTATGTCCAGAAGCCACGAATTAAGGAGGAAATGTGAGGAACTGGAAGCTCAGCTGAAATTCAAAGAAACTGAGAATAATGAGTTGCTAAAAGACCTGGAACAGAAAAATGCAATGATTATGGTACTGGAAAACACAATTAAGGAAcgagaaaaaaagtatttagaaGAACTGAAAGTGAAGAGCCACAAGCTCAACATGCTTTCCAGTGAACTAGAGCAGAGAGCCGGCACCATTGCGTATCTCACCTCCCAACTCCATGCAACCAAGAAAAAGCTACTGAGTTCTACTAGTGGGACAACTGATATTGCACCACCCGGTAGCCCAGTACTTTCCAGTTACAAGCCATCCCCTCCCAAAGAAAAACTACCAGAGACTCCAAGGCGCAGGATGAAAAAGAGCCTCTCTGCTCCCCTCAATGCTGACTTTGCAGAAGTCTACAGGCTCGGAGCAGATGGCAGAAAAATAATGCTGCGAGAGTCTGTGGATGCCATGCCTGACCCAACTCCATTTTTATTGGCAAGGCAATCCATAGAAACACATATGATCAAAGAGAGGCCTCTAGTTATCCCTCCCATTCGCTCTGACTCCAGCAGTCCAGCCAAAGAGAAGAAGCCAAAGGCCCATATTGGAGTCGCCCATCGCATCCCCCATGCAACTTCTGTGCCGAGCCAAGTCATTCCTCAGCCCGAGGTGGAAACATTAGCAGTGGATCAAGTTAATGGAAGCAAAGTAGTAAGGAAACACTCAGGAACTGACAGAACTATTTAG
- the ccdc92.S gene encoding coiled-coil domain-containing protein 92 isoform X3, with the protein MATSNLENQLQSAQKNLLFLQQEHANTLRGLHTEIRRLQQHCTDLTCELILKSPDDTGTGMSRSHELRRKCEELEAQLKFKETENNELLKDLEQKNAMIMVLENTIKEREKKYLEELKVKSHKLNMLSSELEQRAGTIAYLTSQLHATKKKLLSSTSGTTDIAPPGSPVLSSYKPSPPKEKLPETPRRRMKKSLSAPLNADFAEVYRLGADGRKIMLRESVDAMPDPTPFLLARQSIETHMIKERPLVIPPIRSDSSSPAKEKKPKAHIGVAHRIPHATSVPSQVIPQPEVETLAVDQVNGSKVVRKHSGTDRTI; encoded by the exons ATGGCTACTTCTAATCTAGAGAACCAGCTGCAGAGTGCCCAGAAGAATCTACTGTTTTTGCAGCAGGAACATGCCAACACGCTGCGAGGCCTGCACACAGAGATCCGCCGGCTCCAGCAGCACTGCACAG atCTGACATGTGAATTAATTCTTAAAAGCCCTGATGACACGG gaaCTGGTATGTCCAGAAGCCACGAATTAAGGAGGAAATGTGAGGAACTGGAAGCTCAGCTGAAATTCAAAGAAACTGAGAATAATGAGTTGCTAAAAGACCTGGAACAGAAAAATGCAATGATTATGGTACTGGAAAACACAATTAAGGAAcgagaaaaaaagtatttagaaGAACTGAAAGTGAAGAGCCACAAGCTCAACATGCTTTCCAGTGAACTAGAGCAGAGAGCCGGCACCATTGCGTATCTCACCTCCCAACTCCATGCAACCAAGAAAAAGCTACTGAGTTCTACTAGTGGGACAACTGATATTGCACCACCCGGTAGCCCAGTACTTTCCAGTTACAAGCCATCCCCTCCCAAAGAAAAACTACCAGAGACTCCAAGGCGCAGGATGAAAAAGAGCCTCTCTGCTCCCCTCAATGCTGACTTTGCAGAAGTCTACAGGCTCGGAGCAGATGGCAGAAAAATAATGCTGCGAGAGTCTGTGGATGCCATGCCTGACCCAACTCCATTTTTATTGGCAAGGCAATCCATAGAAACACATATGATCAAAGAGAGGCCTCTAGTTATCCCTCCCATTCGCTCTGACTCCAGCAGTCCAGCCAAAGAGAAGAAGCCAAAGGCCCATATTGGAGTCGCCCATCGCATCCCCCATGCAACTTCTGTGCCGAGCCAAGTCATTCCTCAGCCCGAGGTGGAAACATTAGCAGTGGATCAAGTTAATGGAAGCAAAGTAGTAAGGAAACACTCAGGAACTGACAGAACTATTTAG
- the ccdc92.S gene encoding coiled-coil domain-containing protein 92 isoform X2, whose protein sequence is MSRRLDNIAMATSNLENQLQSAQKNLLFLQQEHANTLRGLHTEIRRLQQHCTDLTCELILKSPDDTGTGMSRSHELRRKCEELEAQLKFKETENNELLKDLEQKNAMIMVLENTIKEREKKYLEELKVKSHKLNMLSSELEQRAGTIAYLTSQLHATKKKLLSSTSGTTDIAPPGSPVLSSYKPSPPKEKLPETPRRRMKKSLSAPLNADFAEVYRLGADGRKIMLRESVDAMPDPTPFLLARQSIETHMIKERPLVIPPIRSDSSSPAKEKKPKAHIGVAHRIPHATSVPSQVIPQPEVETLAVDQVNGSKVVRKHSGTDRTI, encoded by the exons atgtcCAGGAGACTGG ATAATATTGCCATGGCTACTTCTAATCTAGAGAACCAGCTGCAGAGTGCCCAGAAGAATCTACTGTTTTTGCAGCAGGAACATGCCAACACGCTGCGAGGCCTGCACACAGAGATCCGCCGGCTCCAGCAGCACTGCACAG atCTGACATGTGAATTAATTCTTAAAAGCCCTGATGACACGG gaaCTGGTATGTCCAGAAGCCACGAATTAAGGAGGAAATGTGAGGAACTGGAAGCTCAGCTGAAATTCAAAGAAACTGAGAATAATGAGTTGCTAAAAGACCTGGAACAGAAAAATGCAATGATTATGGTACTGGAAAACACAATTAAGGAAcgagaaaaaaagtatttagaaGAACTGAAAGTGAAGAGCCACAAGCTCAACATGCTTTCCAGTGAACTAGAGCAGAGAGCCGGCACCATTGCGTATCTCACCTCCCAACTCCATGCAACCAAGAAAAAGCTACTGAGTTCTACTAGTGGGACAACTGATATTGCACCACCCGGTAGCCCAGTACTTTCCAGTTACAAGCCATCCCCTCCCAAAGAAAAACTACCAGAGACTCCAAGGCGCAGGATGAAAAAGAGCCTCTCTGCTCCCCTCAATGCTGACTTTGCAGAAGTCTACAGGCTCGGAGCAGATGGCAGAAAAATAATGCTGCGAGAGTCTGTGGATGCCATGCCTGACCCAACTCCATTTTTATTGGCAAGGCAATCCATAGAAACACATATGATCAAAGAGAGGCCTCTAGTTATCCCTCCCATTCGCTCTGACTCCAGCAGTCCAGCCAAAGAGAAGAAGCCAAAGGCCCATATTGGAGTCGCCCATCGCATCCCCCATGCAACTTCTGTGCCGAGCCAAGTCATTCCTCAGCCCGAGGTGGAAACATTAGCAGTGGATCAAGTTAATGGAAGCAAAGTAGTAAGGAAACACTCAGGAACTGACAGAACTATTTAG